A window of Gemmatimonadota bacterium contains these coding sequences:
- a CDS encoding glycosyltransferase family 2 protein, with amino-acid sequence MSDDPTISVLVATRNRAASLVGLLEAIESQADAPTFEVIVCDNGSTDETPRLLETWAARISLHSLRVDATGKGRALNAGIGAARGELLVFTDDDARPRADWLREIEAGARRHPDVSIFGGTIEVDPDSVPRWIRESSSLMGLLTSEHDWTQEDAPYPFGAYPFGPNMAVRRTLIASAADPYPTDMGPGTSLPVGDESAFLRRFSDPVARDRFCLPRARVRHDVEAENVTLGSALRRSFQAGRANRWNRIPMYEVGSGTGPRLTLWGRVRRRISASRSVREFACLCARYLGYLTGSSDRSG; translated from the coding sequence GTGAGTGACGACCCGACCATCAGCGTGCTCGTCGCGACCCGAAACCGGGCCGCGTCGCTGGTCGGCCTCTTGGAGGCCATCGAGTCCCAGGCGGATGCGCCGACCTTCGAGGTGATCGTCTGCGACAATGGAAGCACCGACGAGACGCCCCGCCTGTTGGAGACGTGGGCAGCCCGCATTTCCTTGCACAGCCTCCGGGTCGACGCGACCGGGAAGGGGCGCGCGCTCAACGCCGGAATCGGCGCCGCACGAGGGGAGCTCCTCGTTTTCACCGACGACGACGCGCGTCCCCGTGCGGACTGGCTGCGTGAGATCGAGGCCGGGGCGCGCCGTCACCCCGACGTCTCGATCTTCGGCGGGACAATCGAGGTGGATCCCGACTCCGTGCCTCGGTGGATACGCGAATCCTCCAGCCTGATGGGGCTGCTCACCTCGGAACATGACTGGACGCAGGAAGATGCGCCCTATCCGTTCGGCGCCTATCCGTTCGGGCCCAACATGGCGGTGCGGCGGACGCTGATCGCGTCGGCGGCCGATCCCTACCCGACGGACATGGGCCCGGGCACCTCCCTTCCCGTGGGGGACGAGAGCGCCTTCCTCCGCAGATTCAGCGACCCGGTGGCGCGGGACCGCTTCTGCCTGCCCCGTGCGCGTGTACGGCACGACGTCGAAGCGGAGAACGTCACGCTCGGATCGGCGCTCCGACGATCCTTCCAGGCCGGTCGCGCGAATCGATGGAACCGGATTCCGATGTACGAAGTGGGATCCGGTACCGGACCCCGCCTCACCCTCTGGGGCCGCGTCCGGCGTCGGATCTCCGCGTCGCGGAGCGTGCGCGAATTCGCGTGCCTCTGCGCCCGCTACTTGGGATATCTGACGGGGTCCTCCGATCGATCCGGGTGA